One window of the Rhodococcus sovatensis genome contains the following:
- a CDS encoding ABC transporter ATP-binding protein has translation MKLELQGITKRFGSLVANDSIDLVVETGEIHCLLGENGAGKSTLMNVLSGLYRAEEGKILLDGVVQEFTGPGDAMAAGIGMVHQHFMLIPVFTVAENIILGHETTKSGGRLDLDAARKLVREISARFGFDLDPDAKVDDLPVGVQQRVEIIKALSRDATVLVFDEPTAVLTPQETDDLMRIMRELAESGTTIVFITHKLREVREVADRITVIRLGKVVGQAEPTATNAELAAMMVGRDVQLTVTKQPAQPGEAALVIKNLTVFDGDGHAVVDDVSLEVHAGEILAVAGVQGNGQGEFVEALLGARDRISGEILLDGRSLVGSSVHDVLAAGVGFVPEDRTVHGLVGEFSIAENLMLDRSTGEPFVRRGAIRRDYLDTFAADKVQEFDVRTPGIDTAVGRLSGGNQQKVVLARELSRELRLFVASQPTRGIDVGSIEFVHKRIVATRDSGIPVIVVSSELDEVAALADRIAVMYRGTIVGIVPADTSREVLGLMMGGEHA, from the coding sequence ATGAAGCTGGAACTGCAGGGCATAACGAAGCGGTTCGGATCTCTCGTCGCCAACGACTCCATCGACCTCGTCGTCGAAACAGGCGAGATCCATTGCCTTCTCGGTGAGAACGGTGCAGGCAAGTCGACACTGATGAACGTGCTCAGCGGTCTGTATCGGGCCGAGGAGGGCAAGATTCTGCTCGACGGAGTCGTGCAGGAATTCACCGGACCGGGTGACGCGATGGCGGCCGGGATCGGCATGGTGCACCAGCACTTCATGCTGATCCCGGTGTTCACGGTGGCCGAGAACATCATTCTCGGCCACGAGACCACCAAAAGCGGTGGGCGCCTCGATCTCGATGCGGCTCGAAAACTGGTGCGCGAGATTTCGGCGCGCTTCGGTTTCGATCTCGACCCCGATGCCAAGGTCGACGACCTGCCCGTCGGAGTGCAGCAACGCGTCGAAATCATCAAGGCGCTCAGCCGTGATGCCACGGTGCTGGTCTTCGACGAGCCGACTGCGGTGCTCACTCCACAGGAAACCGACGACCTCATGCGCATCATGCGCGAACTCGCCGAGTCGGGTACCACGATCGTGTTCATCACGCACAAGCTGCGTGAGGTGCGTGAGGTCGCGGACCGTATCACCGTGATCCGGCTCGGAAAGGTCGTCGGCCAGGCCGAGCCGACGGCGACCAACGCGGAACTCGCCGCGATGATGGTCGGCCGCGACGTTCAGCTGACGGTGACGAAGCAACCGGCGCAGCCAGGTGAGGCGGCGTTGGTCATCAAGAATCTGACGGTCTTCGACGGGGACGGGCACGCGGTCGTCGACGACGTCAGCCTCGAAGTTCACGCCGGTGAGATCCTGGCGGTAGCCGGGGTTCAGGGCAACGGGCAGGGCGAGTTCGTCGAAGCGCTTCTCGGCGCTCGCGACCGGATCAGCGGAGAAATCCTTCTCGACGGCCGGTCGCTGGTCGGCTCCTCGGTCCACGACGTGTTGGCCGCCGGCGTCGGATTCGTGCCCGAAGACCGCACGGTCCACGGTCTGGTCGGCGAATTCTCGATCGCGGAGAACCTGATGCTCGACAGGTCGACGGGCGAGCCGTTCGTCCGCCGAGGAGCGATCCGCCGCGACTATCTGGACACGTTCGCTGCCGACAAGGTCCAGGAGTTCGACGTTCGGACTCCCGGCATCGACACCGCGGTCGGACGCTTGTCCGGTGGCAACCAGCAAAAGGTCGTCCTCGCTCGCGAATTGAGCCGTGAGCTTCGGCTGTTCGTCGCCTCGCAGCCGACACGGGGAATCGATGTCGGCTCGATCGAGTTCGTGCACAAACGAATCGTCGCGACGAGAGACTCGGGAATCCCGGTGATCGTCGTCTCCAGTGAGCTCGACGAGGTTGCTGCCCTGGCGGATCGAATAGCCGTCATGTATCGCGGCACGATCGTCGGCATCGTGCCGGCCGACACCTCCCGCGAAGTTCTGGGTTTGATGATGGGTGGAGAGCATGCCTGA
- a CDS encoding BMP family ABC transporter substrate-binding protein yields the protein MTVVIRSRTRRLAFGGVASLGALALVAGCGSAPEDNGSESGGSASGDFKPCMVSDAGGFDDKSFNQLSFEGLTEASATLDVEPITVESASPTDYNPNISNLIDQGCSLILTVGFDLADATKSAAEANTDIDFAIIDDSSIDLPNVKPLTYDAAQSAFLAGYAAASYSKTGVVGTFGGSQLPTVTIFMDGFADGVNYFNEQKNGNVRVIGWDVPAQNGSFTGGFEANAVAKNTAQGLIDQNADVIFPVGGPIYQSAAQAIRDSSRPIALIGADADVFESDPSVSDLMLTSVTKGLKTSVDEIVATSGEGSFDTAPYVGTLENDGVGIAPFHDYESQVDPALQSELDTIEAGIIDGSITVESPSSPK from the coding sequence TTGACCGTCGTCATCCGCTCACGCACTCGGAGACTGGCATTCGGCGGCGTCGCGTCGCTCGGCGCGCTCGCTCTCGTCGCAGGATGTGGCTCCGCGCCCGAAGACAACGGATCCGAATCCGGGGGTAGCGCTTCCGGCGACTTCAAGCCCTGCATGGTGTCCGACGCAGGAGGTTTCGACGACAAGTCCTTCAATCAGCTCAGCTTCGAGGGCCTGACCGAGGCGTCGGCGACCCTCGATGTCGAGCCCATCACCGTCGAATCGGCATCCCCGACGGACTACAACCCCAACATTTCCAACCTGATCGACCAGGGTTGCTCGCTGATCCTGACCGTCGGATTCGACCTCGCGGACGCCACGAAGTCCGCCGCCGAGGCGAACACCGATATCGACTTCGCCATCATCGACGACTCGAGCATCGACCTGCCGAACGTCAAACCGCTCACCTACGATGCGGCGCAGTCCGCCTTCCTGGCCGGGTACGCCGCTGCGAGTTACTCGAAGACGGGTGTCGTCGGAACGTTCGGCGGTTCGCAGTTGCCGACCGTCACCATCTTCATGGACGGATTCGCCGACGGCGTCAACTACTTCAACGAGCAGAAGAACGGCAACGTTCGGGTCATCGGCTGGGACGTTCCCGCGCAGAACGGTTCGTTCACCGGGGGATTCGAGGCGAACGCCGTCGCGAAGAACACCGCGCAGGGCCTCATCGACCAGAACGCGGACGTGATCTTCCCAGTCGGCGGACCGATCTATCAGAGCGCCGCGCAGGCCATTCGTGACTCGTCGCGGCCCATCGCACTCATCGGCGCCGATGCCGACGTCTTCGAGTCGGATCCCTCGGTCAGCGACCTCATGCTCACATCGGTGACCAAGGGCCTCAAGACCAGCGTCGACGAGATCGTCGCGACGTCGGGTGAGGGATCCTTCGACACCGCACCGTACGTCGGAACGCTCGAGAACGACGGTGTCGGAATCGCGCCGTTCCACGACTACGAGTCGCAGGTCGATCCCGCGTTGCAGAGCGAGCTGGACACCATCGAGGCGGGCATCATCGACGGCTCGATCACCGTCGAGTCGCCTTCCTCGCCGAAGTAG
- a CDS encoding YbjN domain-containing protein, producing the protein MSDTITLIDSILKERELEYQRKGENSFVVELPGERKLKTTTMLTVGNHGVRIEAFVCRKPDENFEGVYKYLLRRNRRLYGVHYTIDKVGDVYLVGRLSLHAVTGEEIDRILGQVLEAADGDFNVLLELGFAESIKREWAWRVSRGESLANLKAFEHLVENQL; encoded by the coding sequence ATGAGCGACACGATCACCCTCATCGACTCGATACTGAAGGAACGCGAACTCGAGTATCAGCGCAAGGGAGAGAATTCCTTCGTCGTCGAGCTGCCGGGTGAGCGCAAGCTCAAGACCACGACGATGCTGACCGTCGGGAATCACGGGGTCCGGATCGAGGCGTTCGTGTGCCGTAAGCCCGACGAGAACTTCGAGGGCGTCTACAAGTACCTGCTGCGACGCAACCGCCGGCTGTACGGGGTGCACTACACGATCGACAAGGTGGGCGACGTGTACCTGGTCGGCCGGTTGTCGTTGCATGCGGTCACCGGCGAGGAGATCGACCGCATTCTCGGTCAGGTTCTCGAAGCCGCCGATGGCGACTTCAACGTGCTACTCGAACTCGGTTTCGCCGAGTCGATCAAGCGCGAATGGGCGTGGCGGGTGTCGCGCGGCGAATCCCTCGCCAACCTCAAAGCCTTCGAGCATCTGGTGGAGAACCAACTGTAG
- the mshA gene encoding D-inositol-3-phosphate glycosyltransferase, whose protein sequence is MSGRQLNRVAVLSLHTSPLAQPGVGDAGGMNVYVLQSAKELAKRGVEVEIFTRATSSSDEPLCEAAPGVMVRNIVAGPFEGLDKQDLPTQLCAFAAGVLREEARHDAGYYDLVHSHYWLSGQVGWLARDRWGVPLVHTAHTLAAVKNASLAAGDAPEPVARQIGEQQVVAEADRLIANTSEEAKQLIEIYGASPESIDVVAPGADLTRYRPGDKSAARAEFGIDPRETVVAFVGRIQPLKAPDVLLRAAAEVVARDPSLPLRILVVGGPSGSGLDRPDSLIDLAEDLGISARVTFLPPQPSERLVQIYRAADVVAVPSYNESFGLVAIEAQASGTPVIAADVGGLGVAVRAGETGVLVQGHRTHDWATALGNMVTDRDALAAMASRAPIHAGDFSWEHTAEGLLESYRAAQFHFDRHEAPSEFSPRRSRGLSKLRRAGVTA, encoded by the coding sequence GTGAGTGGTCGTCAGTTGAACCGGGTTGCGGTGCTGTCGTTGCATACCTCCCCGCTGGCGCAGCCTGGAGTAGGCGATGCCGGCGGCATGAACGTGTACGTGTTGCAGAGCGCCAAGGAACTGGCCAAGCGGGGCGTGGAGGTCGAGATCTTCACGCGCGCGACATCCTCCTCCGACGAACCGCTGTGCGAGGCAGCCCCCGGCGTGATGGTGCGCAACATCGTCGCGGGACCGTTCGAGGGCCTCGACAAGCAGGATCTCCCGACGCAGCTGTGTGCGTTCGCGGCCGGGGTGCTCCGCGAGGAAGCGCGTCACGACGCCGGGTACTACGACCTGGTTCATTCGCACTACTGGCTCTCGGGTCAGGTCGGATGGTTGGCTCGCGACCGCTGGGGCGTGCCGCTCGTGCACACCGCCCACACGTTGGCTGCGGTCAAGAACGCGTCGCTTGCAGCAGGAGACGCTCCGGAGCCGGTGGCGCGACAGATCGGTGAACAACAAGTCGTGGCCGAGGCGGACCGTCTCATCGCCAACACCTCCGAAGAGGCCAAGCAACTCATCGAGATCTACGGCGCAAGTCCGGAATCGATCGATGTCGTCGCACCGGGCGCGGACCTGACTCGATACCGGCCCGGTGACAAGAGTGCCGCCCGGGCCGAGTTCGGCATCGATCCGCGAGAGACCGTTGTCGCCTTCGTGGGCAGGATCCAGCCGTTGAAGGCACCGGACGTGTTGCTGCGTGCAGCGGCGGAAGTAGTGGCACGCGACCCGAGCCTTCCGCTGCGGATACTCGTCGTCGGCGGGCCGTCCGGCAGTGGGCTCGACCGCCCGGACAGCCTGATCGACCTTGCCGAGGACCTCGGCATCTCGGCTCGCGTGACGTTCCTGCCGCCACAACCGTCGGAGCGATTGGTACAGATCTACCGCGCCGCGGACGTCGTCGCTGTGCCGAGCTACAACGAGTCCTTCGGGCTGGTCGCGATAGAGGCGCAGGCGAGCGGAACGCCGGTGATCGCAGCCGACGTCGGTGGTCTGGGTGTGGCAGTGCGCGCGGGCGAGACCGGGGTGCTGGTCCAGGGGCATCGGACTCACGACTGGGCGACCGCGCTGGGCAACATGGTCACCGATCGAGATGCGTTGGCAGCCATGGCGTCGAGAGCCCCGATTCACGCGGGGGACTTCTCCTGGGAGCACACGGCCGAGGGGCTGCTGGAGAGCTACCGAGCTGCACAGTTCCATTTCGATCGGCACGAGGCTCCCAGCGAGTTCTCGCCGCGGCGGTCCCGTGGACTGTCGAAGCTACGACGGGCAGGAGTCACGGCATGA
- a CDS encoding alpha/beta hydrolase yields the protein MTDIGPVRQAESIDGTNIVYRVSGDRSHRTVVLLHGWAQSSACWGERVLAGLAEKYRVVAVDLRGHGYSDAPESGYADSANWAGDVHAVLAQEATETKAILLGWSYGGLVICDYLAEHGTDAVAGVVLVGAITSIGRGEAGGRVGTAMRAAIPGAMADEPRVAIKALGSFGQALTGPVEGKGAQAQALFGLTLATPPRVRAALFERAASHDDLLRHLDVPALVLHGTADTVVDVGAGRHAASLIPTVTESYWEGVDHGPFVADPERFLVDVESFVDGV from the coding sequence ATGACAGACATAGGACCGGTACGGCAGGCGGAAAGTATCGATGGCACGAACATCGTGTATCGAGTGTCGGGCGATCGGTCGCACCGCACAGTGGTTCTGCTGCACGGATGGGCGCAGTCCTCGGCATGCTGGGGTGAGCGGGTGCTCGCCGGACTCGCCGAGAAGTATCGGGTTGTCGCGGTCGACCTGCGTGGCCACGGATACTCCGACGCCCCAGAATCGGGTTACGCCGACTCGGCGAACTGGGCAGGCGACGTCCACGCAGTTCTCGCTCAGGAGGCAACCGAAACGAAGGCGATCCTCCTCGGTTGGTCGTACGGCGGGCTCGTCATCTGCGACTATCTAGCAGAGCATGGAACGGACGCGGTGGCGGGCGTGGTGTTGGTCGGGGCGATCACCAGCATCGGCAGGGGAGAAGCCGGTGGTCGCGTGGGTACTGCGATGCGCGCCGCGATTCCGGGAGCGATGGCCGACGAGCCCAGGGTGGCGATCAAGGCTCTCGGGAGCTTCGGTCAGGCGCTGACGGGACCGGTCGAAGGCAAGGGTGCGCAGGCGCAGGCGCTGTTCGGTCTGACACTGGCGACGCCACCGCGAGTGCGGGCGGCCCTGTTCGAGCGCGCCGCCTCGCACGATGACCTACTGCGACATCTCGATGTCCCGGCGCTCGTGCTGCACGGAACCGCGGACACCGTCGTCGACGTTGGTGCAGGTAGACACGCTGCGTCGTTGATCCCGACGGTGACGGAATCCTACTGGGAGGGCGTGGACCACGGTCCGTTCGTAGCTGACCCAGAGCGATTTCTCGTCGACGTGGAGAGCTTCGTGGACGGCGTGTGA
- a CDS encoding ROK family protein, with protein MSLATLPISSSVPNLRGSRPTSIKRPSVRGRVQIVAPDLRIADSPAAAVLRVASVEGPISRGIAARATGLSIATVNRQVSSLLGAGLLRERADLSASGAIGRPRVPFEINHEPYATIGIHIGALVTGIVVTDLRGRILGAVEISTPGGSATEALTSITRSAGSFASRWHRRSPLWVGVALGGRVDGVTGTADHPRLGWENAQVGAIIGGGLGLPVSVSGHVEAMAGSELLLTPARAEAATGTSLYFYARETAGIALTIDGRVHTPSTGPGSIAHLPTGSNALCACGHRGCLEATVSDRAVLADAVERGIVASGVGIATLYRSAHDGSVPAQQILLERAEILGRVVGLLRDLFNPDRVVLGGQAFTEYSPGIAHVADAFGRASTLPRKDIRITGFGSKVQQFAAAVVSLSSVYADPLASMRRAAA; from the coding sequence GTGTCACTTGCAACTTTGCCGATCTCTTCATCCGTCCCGAACCTTCGTGGTTCGCGGCCGACGTCCATCAAACGCCCGAGTGTGCGAGGGCGGGTCCAGATCGTCGCGCCCGATCTCCGAATCGCCGACAGTCCTGCCGCCGCAGTGCTACGTGTCGCCTCCGTCGAAGGGCCCATATCGCGTGGTATCGCTGCGCGCGCAACGGGATTGAGTATCGCCACCGTCAACCGCCAGGTGTCTTCTCTGCTCGGCGCCGGTCTGCTTCGTGAACGAGCGGATCTCAGCGCGTCGGGTGCGATCGGTCGTCCTCGGGTGCCGTTCGAGATCAATCACGAGCCGTACGCGACCATCGGAATCCACATCGGCGCACTCGTCACCGGGATCGTCGTGACCGATTTGCGCGGCCGCATACTCGGCGCCGTGGAGATTTCGACGCCCGGCGGCTCCGCGACCGAAGCGCTTACGAGCATCACCCGCAGCGCTGGTTCCTTCGCCTCCCGCTGGCATCGTCGGAGTCCGCTGTGGGTCGGTGTCGCGCTCGGTGGCCGCGTCGACGGTGTGACCGGAACCGCGGATCATCCTCGTCTCGGCTGGGAGAATGCTCAGGTCGGCGCGATCATCGGTGGCGGTCTTGGCCTTCCAGTGTCGGTGTCGGGTCATGTCGAAGCGATGGCGGGGTCGGAACTTCTGTTGACGCCTGCTCGAGCCGAGGCGGCGACCGGTACCAGCCTGTACTTCTACGCACGGGAAACCGCGGGTATCGCGTTGACGATCGACGGGCGCGTGCATACTCCCTCCACCGGTCCGGGTTCGATCGCACATCTACCGACAGGTTCGAATGCGCTGTGCGCGTGCGGTCATCGCGGATGCCTCGAAGCAACCGTCAGCGATCGCGCCGTGCTGGCCGACGCCGTCGAGCGCGGGATCGTAGCGTCGGGTGTCGGTATTGCCACGCTCTACCGGTCCGCGCACGACGGTTCGGTGCCCGCGCAGCAGATTCTGCTGGAGCGGGCCGAGATACTCGGTCGGGTTGTCGGGTTGCTTCGTGATCTGTTCAATCCCGATCGCGTCGTACTCGGAGGCCAGGCGTTCACCGAGTACTCTCCGGGGATCGCGCACGTGGCGGACGCATTCGGTCGAGCATCGACGTTGCCGCGCAAAGACATTCGAATCACTGGCTTCGGCAGCAAGGTTCAGCAGTTCGCGGCGGCGGTCGTCTCGCTCAGCTCGGTCTATGCCGACCCGCTCGCGTCGATGCGACGGGCCGCTGCCTGA
- a CDS encoding SDR family NAD(P)-dependent oxidoreductase encodes MTLSEQIPSDARIAVVTGASSGIGEATARQLATQGYHVVVGARRVDRLEKLASEIGGTALQLDVTDEDSVAAFTAVVPRVSVLINNAGGAKGLAPVIDADLDDWRWMWETNVLGTLRVTKALLPKLIESGDALVVTITSVAAFEAYDNGSGYTSAKHAQAVLHRTLRGELLGQPVRLTEIAPGAVETEFSLVRFDGDESKADAVYRGITPLVAKDIAEVVGFVASRPSHVNLDQIIIKPRDQAGPGRFSRK; translated from the coding sequence ATGACCTTGTCAGAACAAATTCCGTCCGACGCTCGCATCGCCGTCGTCACCGGAGCAAGCTCAGGTATCGGCGAGGCCACCGCCAGGCAGCTCGCGACGCAGGGCTACCACGTCGTGGTCGGAGCCCGGCGCGTCGATCGGCTGGAGAAGCTTGCATCCGAAATCGGTGGCACTGCACTGCAACTCGACGTGACCGACGAGGACTCGGTTGCCGCGTTCACGGCCGTCGTTCCTCGCGTATCCGTGTTGATCAACAACGCGGGCGGCGCCAAGGGACTCGCGCCGGTCATCGACGCCGATCTCGACGACTGGCGCTGGATGTGGGAGACCAATGTTCTCGGAACGCTGCGTGTCACCAAGGCGTTGCTGCCCAAGCTGATCGAGTCGGGCGACGCGCTTGTGGTGACGATCACGTCTGTGGCGGCGTTCGAGGCGTACGACAACGGGTCGGGATACACCTCGGCCAAGCATGCGCAGGCCGTCCTGCACCGCACGCTGCGCGGCGAACTGCTCGGTCAACCAGTGCGGCTCACCGAAATCGCGCCGGGGGCAGTGGAGACGGAGTTCTCGCTCGTGCGATTCGACGGCGACGAGTCCAAGGCCGACGCCGTCTATCGGGGGATCACGCCACTGGTTGCCAAGGACATCGCCGAGGTCGTCGGCTTCGTGGCTTCGCGCCCGTCGCACGTCAATCTCGACCAGATCATCATCAAGCCCAGAGACCAGGCTGGTCCGGGTCGCTTCAGCCGGAAGTGA
- a CDS encoding L,D-transpeptidase, translating into MHVQGEQTKRTRLLWLVVAIAALAALVAGCTVGGGSGSSGNAASTTEAPPVAEVVQNPAAGAGDVSPVAPISVTVTDGTLADVVLTNPDGKVVQGVLAPDKASYTITEPLGYGSTYTWAGNAIGTDGKTVPVDGSFTTVTPSSRTSVSTNIGDGQEVGIAAPVILQFDSAIEDKAAVEKALTVTTNPPTPGAWAWFPDDNGSRVHWRPTNYWTPGTTVSVKANLYGIDYGEGNYGADDVTIDFSIGRSQIVVADATSHRMQVVRGGETIMDIPVSYGEGNEDRNVTRSGIHVVTEKHEDFLMSNPPFYENVRERWAVRISNNGEFIHANPLTTGVQGASNVTNGCINLSDADAQEYFGTAMYGDPVEVTGTRIDLSAADGDLYDWAIDWATWESMSALPAGAATASTPAPAPAG; encoded by the coding sequence GTGCATGTGCAGGGAGAACAGACAAAACGGACGCGCCTGTTGTGGCTGGTCGTAGCGATCGCTGCGCTGGCGGCACTGGTTGCCGGGTGCACCGTCGGCGGCGGCAGTGGCTCGTCGGGCAATGCAGCGTCGACGACGGAGGCGCCCCCGGTTGCCGAGGTGGTGCAGAATCCGGCAGCCGGTGCGGGCGACGTCAGCCCGGTCGCTCCGATCTCGGTGACGGTGACGGATGGGACGCTGGCCGACGTCGTGCTCACCAACCCCGACGGCAAGGTAGTTCAAGGAGTGCTGGCGCCGGACAAAGCGTCGTACACCATTACCGAACCGCTCGGCTACGGCTCCACGTATACCTGGGCGGGCAATGCCATCGGTACCGACGGCAAGACCGTCCCCGTCGACGGCAGCTTCACGACGGTGACGCCCTCCAGCAGAACCTCCGTCAGCACCAACATCGGCGATGGCCAGGAGGTCGGCATTGCCGCGCCGGTCATCCTGCAGTTCGACTCCGCGATCGAGGACAAGGCTGCCGTCGAGAAGGCGCTGACGGTGACCACCAACCCGCCGACTCCCGGTGCCTGGGCATGGTTCCCCGACGACAACGGCTCACGCGTGCACTGGCGTCCCACCAACTACTGGACCCCGGGAACGACGGTGTCGGTGAAGGCGAACCTCTACGGCATCGACTATGGCGAGGGTAATTACGGCGCTGACGACGTGACGATCGACTTCTCCATCGGGCGCAGCCAGATCGTCGTCGCCGACGCGACGAGTCACCGCATGCAGGTCGTTCGCGGCGGCGAGACGATCATGGACATCCCCGTCAGTTACGGCGAGGGCAACGAGGATCGCAACGTCACTCGCAGCGGCATACACGTTGTCACCGAGAAGCACGAGGACTTCCTGATGTCGAACCCGCCGTTCTACGAGAACGTGCGCGAGCGCTGGGCAGTCCGCATCTCCAACAACGGCGAGTTCATTCACGCCAACCCGTTGACCACCGGGGTGCAGGGTGCTTCGAACGTCACCAACGGATGCATCAACCTGTCCGACGCGGACGCTCAGGAGTACTTCGGTACCGCGATGTACGGCGATCCGGTCGAGGTGACGGGAACCCGCATCGACCTCTCGGCGGCGGACGGCGACCTGTACGACTGGGCGATCGATTGGGCGACGTGGGAGTCGATGTCGGCTTTGCCGGCAGGCGCAGCGACGGCCTCCACACCTGCCCCGGCTCCAGCAGGCTAG